From the genome of Thermoanaerobaculia bacterium, one region includes:
- a CDS encoding M48 family metallopeptidase: protein MRRSVIPILILLAAAAPARSAPAAGTARSTATPSAPPLQGVGGSPAANAAPARERTPFDPDVATRAYLGSVPADQRARSDAYFEGGYWLILWDFLAGAAVALLLLSTGLSVRMRDFAARTSRRKPIQTGLYWAQYLVFTSVVLFPMTVYEGFFREHKYGLANQTFRPWMGDQAKAFLVNLVFGGLALIVLYGVLRRTPKTWWLWGSLTAVGILVVGILIAPVYIAPLFNKYKKLDDPKVRDPILAMARANGIGVHDVYEFDASRQSRRMSANVSGFLGTERISMNDNLLNRGSLPEIEAVMGHEMGHYVLNHVYKGILEIGLMIVIGFALVRLAFDRLRGMTEARWHIDSIGDLAGLPLVVLLISAYFFLMTPVFNTIIRTQEAEADIFGINASQQPDGMAQAALHLGEYRKLDPGTLEEILFFDHPSGRNRIHMAMQWKAEHIK from the coding sequence ATGCGCCGATCCGTGATCCCGATTCTCATCCTCCTCGCGGCGGCGGCGCCGGCGCGATCCGCGCCCGCGGCCGGTACGGCGCGATCCACCGCCACGCCTTCGGCTCCCCCTCTCCAGGGGGTCGGGGGTTCGCCGGCCGCGAACGCGGCGCCGGCGCGCGAGCGGACGCCGTTCGATCCCGACGTCGCCACCCGCGCGTATCTCGGGAGCGTCCCCGCCGATCAGCGCGCGCGCTCGGACGCCTACTTCGAAGGCGGGTACTGGCTGATCCTCTGGGACTTCCTCGCGGGCGCGGCCGTCGCACTCCTCCTTCTCTCGACGGGCCTGTCGGTCCGGATGCGCGATTTCGCCGCGAGGACCAGCCGGCGAAAACCGATCCAGACGGGGCTCTACTGGGCGCAATATCTCGTCTTCACGTCGGTCGTGCTCTTTCCGATGACGGTCTACGAGGGATTCTTCCGCGAGCACAAGTACGGCCTCGCGAACCAGACCTTCAGACCGTGGATGGGAGACCAGGCGAAGGCCTTCCTGGTGAACCTGGTCTTCGGAGGGCTCGCCCTGATCGTGCTGTACGGCGTGCTCCGCCGGACTCCGAAGACCTGGTGGCTCTGGGGCTCGCTGACCGCCGTCGGCATCCTCGTCGTCGGCATCCTCATCGCGCCCGTCTACATCGCTCCCCTGTTCAACAAGTACAAGAAGCTCGACGATCCGAAGGTCCGCGATCCGATCCTCGCGATGGCGCGGGCGAACGGGATCGGGGTCCATGACGTGTACGAGTTCGACGCGTCTCGCCAGTCCAGGAGGATGTCCGCCAACGTGAGCGGATTCCTGGGAACCGAACGGATCTCGATGAACGACAACCTGCTGAACCGCGGCTCCCTTCCCGAGATCGAGGCGGTGATGGGACACGAGATGGGACACTACGTCCTCAATCACGTCTACAAGGGGATCCTCGAGATCGGGCTCATGATCGTGATCGGCTTCGCCCTCGTGCGTCTCGCCTTCGACCGGCTCCGCGGGATGACGGAGGCGCGGTGGCACATCGACTCGATCGGCGACCTCGCGGGTCTTCCGCTCGTGGTCCTCCTCATCTCGGCCTACTTCTTCCTGATGACCCCGGTCTTCAACACGATCATCCGGACCCAGGAAGCCGAAGCGGACATCTTCGGCATCAACGCGTCGCAGCAGCCCGACGGCATGGCGCAGGCCGCGCTCCACCTCGGGGAATATCGCAAGCTGGATCCGGGAACGCTCGAAGAGATCCTGTTCTTCGATCACCCGAGCGGGAGGAATCGGATTCACATGGCGATGCAGTGGAAGGCGGAACACATCAAATAA
- a CDS encoding alcohol dehydrogenase catalytic domain-containing protein produces the protein MRAAVQTSLGKMDVREVPRPSAGAGEVVVRVRAALTCGTDRKIFERGHVKFAPPLVMGHEFSGDVAEAGESADFRVGEAVAAGLSGPCGECEACRSGAENRCEAASRALAWGAFAEYVRVPAGVVRRNLHRKPPGLSYEAAALVDPLASVVHGWRRLVSPPVDLLVVGTGAIGLLWIALARARGVARIAAVGRGADRRRLAERWGARVTEAGSPARAATVVECVGTPDAWREAFDRTLPGGEVLFFGGCAPGAEVVLDAAKIHYGEVRVGGAFHYRPEDAAEALSLLASGAIDPAPLFSGEGTLSDLPAFFERMRRSEGIKYVVRP, from the coding sequence ATGCGCGCGGCCGTCCAGACGAGTCTCGGGAAGATGGATGTCCGCGAGGTCCCGCGCCCTTCCGCGGGGGCCGGAGAGGTCGTCGTCCGGGTCCGCGCCGCGCTGACCTGCGGAACGGATCGGAAGATCTTCGAGCGCGGACACGTGAAGTTCGCGCCCCCCCTCGTCATGGGCCACGAGTTCTCGGGCGACGTGGCGGAGGCGGGCGAATCCGCCGATTTCCGGGTGGGCGAGGCGGTCGCCGCGGGCCTCTCGGGACCCTGTGGCGAGTGCGAAGCGTGCCGATCCGGGGCCGAGAACCGGTGCGAGGCCGCTTCCCGCGCCCTCGCCTGGGGCGCTTTCGCGGAATACGTGCGCGTACCGGCGGGCGTCGTCCGGCGGAACCTCCATCGCAAGCCCCCCGGGCTCTCGTACGAAGCGGCCGCGCTCGTCGATCCGCTCGCCTCGGTCGTTCACGGATGGAGACGCCTCGTCTCCCCTCCCGTCGACCTGCTGGTCGTGGGAACCGGAGCGATCGGACTGCTGTGGATCGCGCTCGCTCGCGCGCGCGGCGTCGCTCGGATCGCCGCCGTCGGCCGGGGAGCGGATCGCCGGCGGCTCGCCGAACGGTGGGGCGCCCGGGTCACGGAAGCGGGTTCGCCGGCCCGAGCGGCGACGGTCGTCGAATGCGTCGGCACGCCCGACGCGTGGCGCGAGGCGTTCGACCGGACCCTCCCGGGCGGCGAGGTGTTGTTCTTCGGCGGATGCGCGCCGGGCGCGGAGGTCGTGCTCGACGCGGCGAAGATCCATTACGGCGAGGTGAGGGTGGGCGGGGCGTTCCATTACCGTCCGGAAGACGCCGCCGAGGCACTCTCGCTCCTCGCCTCCGGCGCCATCGATCCCGCGCCCCTCTTCTCGGGCGAAGGGACCTTGTCCGACCTCCCCGCGTTCTTCGAGCGGATGCGCCGATCGGAGGGGATCAAGTACGTGGTGCGGCCGTGA